The Phragmites australis chromosome 13, lpPhrAust1.1, whole genome shotgun sequence DNA window GCAAATCAAGTGTCATAAAACATCAACTAGGAGTAAGAAGAAAAATCGGACAATGCATTAATAGTAAATTCGGTTTATTACTATGCAAAGAAATTCACAGCAACTGAAAATTTTAAATGCATAGTAGCTTATTACACTCAACTAATGGAGACACTTGCCGAAAAAGAATGGATTTACAGCAGTAATCTTGCACATCTCTACGACTCTACCACCTGCTGAGCTCCGCTAATGGATTCACAGAAATGGAGATGTGACCTTATTGGTAGCTGATTCACTGTACACGCGTGGCTCAGGGCAGTTTTACGCTAAAGCTAGGCAAAAAAATCCTCTAGATTTTGAGCTTAAAGCTGCAGTTGTTGGAGCGGATGCGAAGCTGCGTGCGTGCCTGGAGGCTGTCCACCACCAGGTTGCAGTTCGCCTTCCCCGTCATCTTCCATAGCTTGATGGCACCGAACTTTATGCGGATCGGCACACGGGCGCGCACCGTCAGCGGCACGAAGccggcctgctgctgctgcatcagcTGCTTCGCGACGGCGCTGTCCAGCCGCGTCTCCCCCGCGAGCGAGATGCGTGGGTGCACCGTGGTTCGGTGTCCCTGGTACAGCGTCGGGAACGCGCCGCGGCACAGCTCCGTGCCGTTGAACGACGCCGTGACCTCGCCGCCGTCGTAGTAGATGCCGATGCGCCTGTTGGGGTTGTCGGCCGTCACGTCCACGTCGAAGGCGTCGGTCACCGTCATGGACGTGGTGTTCACGTCGAACCGGGTGACCGTGAGCCGGTCCACGTGGAAGCTGGGGATCTTGGGCCTGAACACGAGGTACAGGATCCCCGCCGTGGCGCCGAGCGCAAcgacgaggaggatgacgacgagCAAGGTGCAGCACATGCACCGGCAGCACCGGCTGTGCCGCttgcgacgcggcggcggcggcagcggcgcgggCGCGTACGGCGCCGGGGCCGTGACCGGCAGCTGTAGCTGGTCTTTCTTGCCCATGGCCTggtccggcggcggcgagcccaCCGTCATCGGGTGGATCCTATGGTAGTCTGCCATATCTGCGCTCTGGACGTCTACGGCCGATCGAGTTGCCTGCACGAACGCAAGGTAAGAGAGGCCGGCGCGCGCGTACCACACAACGGCAGGCTTGGTTTGATTTGGTGAAAAGCTAGCTAGCGTCTCGGTGTTCTTGGTCCAGCTTATATGTGAGTCTCGTGTCACGTTGATTGGTAAtggcttggcttggcttggcttctagACTGTGGAGCTCTTGACTTGGTTGGCCGTGGCCCATGGCGGCGTGATTGACTTAcgccttgtttttttttcttcctttcttctgtCTCGTGGAAGAAGAAATCACATGCGCCTGTTCTCATGTGATGCTCGTGCCTCTTTGTTGATATTTCTGGGATAAGTTTTTGACCCCATGTACCACGCGCCCACACTGCGTATACTGCTGTTCGAGGCATGTAAGTCATGCGCTCAGGTCGGCCATTTTCGTGTTGCATTTCGATACACATATGCATCGCCAATGAATGCTACGCGTTGCGCCCAGTGGCGGATCTAGATAGAATGCTCATCtactcctcttctcctcttctcatttctctccctcttcttcttatATCTTTTTTCTTCGACTCTCAtctataataaaatattatttttttaggaCGAAACTTTATTGGTAGTGGAGTTATTAGAGCAACaaagtagaatatttttatacacACATATCCCACATACATCATATTCAGTGGCTCCACCACGTTATAGAGTATGAGTGCATATGCATCCCTTTCCATTTAAAAGTATTAGTAAAATTAACTTTGATGAACAACAAATTACTATAGCTTCAATAAAAAGTAAAGAACCATACACCCCTCCCTCCAACACTAACTTCGCCCCTGATCATATTTACACCTTAGTTCtcctttctaaaaaaatatttacaccTTAGTTACGCACACACGTACGTACCCTAACCCACACTAAAAATATATTAGAGTCTCACATCTTCAATATTTAAATATGTATATCTTACTTAACGCGTACGTGTACGTATACTAAGTCTAGCCCAAGACCATACCAAAAGCAATTAGAGATTAAAACCCCCGGATAAACACGCACGCTAAAGCCAGGCTTCGAACGCGGTGTATCTAATGGCCACCGGCCACCGTTGCCAACCGACCTACGCTCGGTGGAATTACTGACGAGACCGTGGGCACGCTGTACGGCTCAGAGCAGGCCATGAAGACCCGAACGAACGGTCGGCGTCGCACCGATTTGGATCATGTCATGCGTAGCTCACCCCTGTCGTCGACCAGAACAGAATGGAAATACAGTAATCGGCCATCAGGGAAGAGTATGAATAATTAATTTCCCGGAAGATGCCTCTACTCCAACCACTGGAGGGAGGGAGGCAGGCAGCATGCTTCAATTGACCGGACGTCGTTATGTTTATGTGTTGAACGTTCAGACGGGTCCATTCCGGAAAGCTTTCATCCGTGACGTGATCAACGGTTGCCGACAGACTTTTCCCATTTCACACTCCCGTTCCTCGCTTCCTGCTCAGCGTAATTTCATTCAACCAAATTCCGTGTTCAGTATAAACTCAGCCAGTGGCAGAGTTAAAACATCCTCTAAGTAAGAATTTTGAATGTGTCTAATATTAATTTGTACTggtatttataaaattttactCTATGAAGAACTAATCTGTACTGATATCGATGTATTTTAATTGAGGTATTTTAGATGTGCTTATGACACCCAAAATACCTCTGCCTCCGCCCCAAAACTCAGCTCAACTTTGGAAAACTCCACTCTAGAGCTACCTTGAGTGAATGGTACTATTTGAGCCGTCCAGCTCAAGCGGTCAAGCCTGAGATTCACGCCAAAGGTGAGAAAGTGGAGTGATACTTTTAACATTTTTAGAAACTCAATTTTTGTAGGAAAATATAGtagagagattttttttattggtgAGGACCGGCGTCGAGTAAAGCTCGATAGTACCTCCAGAAAATCCGCATCCGTTAGCAGCCGGGGAACGAAAGCTGGAAGTTCTGGGCGGGTTGGGCCACAGCAGGCAGAGAGGGATGGACATGCTCACCTGCCAGGCAGCTGACTGGTCAATGTCTTCAGCTGTGTATGACGGATGCTCCGCCGTGGTGCATCTTGTTCCTCTtatttgttgtttttttattaaaaaaatatatatgtcgtCCTAAACTGTGTTTAGTCAATTATTATAGAATGAAGTAGCTGCGATCCTAACATCCAACTAAAGTCAATTATTTGGTATTAAAATGCTAAGAGCTCAACTTTAATGATCAGTTGCTATAAACAATGTCGTGCTCCTGCCACAACATATGTTGATCCCCAATCTATTCTTTTTGCCCAAATGGTACTGGCCATTTCAACAGAAAGATCTGTTTACAACAATGaacaagacaagcaaacaatTCCTCATCCACTTCCACTGGTCAAGACCAGGCCCCAGCTTACGTACACCATGATCTCTGTTTCCTCTCAACTTTCATCCTGTCCGGATAACATAAACATTTCTGTCACTTGGAAAAATGTACAAGTATAGAGCACGTGTGAGTAATATTAACATGTCTGATTTGTTCATCTCGACCTCAGCCTCGATCTCCATCTCCTGGTGTCCTGAGGCCTCAGGAGTTGTACAGGAGCAGCCGGAATCCGTAGCCACCACTCCCTCAACCTCCTCACCAATTTCTCGCTGCTCTTCTTTCTCACCGGCATCTGCCTCGTGTATGCTTCCAGCAGAATCAGCAGAACTATGCTTCTCATTGGTAGCAACGCAAATGCCGCAGCCGCGACGACAAGCGCAACCGCAACTATGTTGGTGCTCTGGAACAAGGAACAATTTTCACTCGTCAAAATGGCAAAGTTGCAAGGTCCATACAGGATGGCAAGCTACCAGAAGCATATATGTCTAGGAGTGATCAAGGTACAGAACCTGAGGAAATGCTGCAAGCATGAGGGACCGGAGCTTGAGGAGGAAAATGTTTCCGGCCTGCACATGCGCTTCTAGCTGCGAGATGGCTTCTTGCAGAGCCAGGAGCTGTTCGACAGTTCTTCTCCGAGGGGGAGTTGTCACCTCAAATACTCCGATCAACTGCCCGTTCCCGCAATGTTTGTGCCATAGCATCAAGAGAGTACAGCCGAGCAAACAACCAGGAAGCATGAACCAGATCCAACCGCTGCAGTTAAATACatcattttcaacaaaaatgtGAATTCGTAACTactttgtacaaatattttctgAACCAGAATCTGCAGAGATGCTTTCAGGCTATCTCATATGATATGATCATAAGATCAGGAATCAGTACCTATATATCATGTAGAGGAAACAGAACAAGAAGACATATGATTTAAGTGGATCTTCCCACTCGACCAAAACAAGAAGCCATTTGCCTAACTCAATCAAAGGAAATAGTAGTTCCTGCACATTAGGAGGGAATCTACCAGCGTTATTACGTTATGAATCTTAAAAGAAATTCAGATTGTGACCAACATGCTAGAAGCATGCCTTGCGGTTCACAGTTATCAATGTAAGTTCAGGTTCTGCCATGTCCAAGTGCTTTGGTTACCTAGAGCTACAGTTTTTtggcggggggagggggggtgTTTCAGGGCTTCAGTACTAGAAATAAAATCTTGTGAAGTAGTATCAAACGACGAGAGCAATACCTTCAAGACAGCTACATTAGTGTCTATGTCTTCCACTTTGATCTGATCAAGCGTTGCCCGTGCTGCCTCCACTCTGCCCGAATAATCTACCGAACGGTCTAGAGCCATTTGCACCGAGCAAGTTCCTCCTATCTGCACGTCTCCGACCATGAAATCCCTTTCCTCAGGATTGTCCTCCTCCTTCAGTGTCAGCAAACCCATCCTCACCATTGTATAAGCAGAAAGTGGGAAGGGATCAGCAAGTGTCAATTCATCCGAACTACTCTGCCCAAAATCCTCACTTCCTCTGAATCTTGAGCAGTGCTGCTTCAGCTTGCCATACAGTGCCTCTAATATCTTATCCCCTTTGGGCAGTTTCTCTGCTAAGTTGAAGGCAAGGGTCGTCTTAAAATGTGCTGGTAGTATGTGGAATCCCTCTTTCACGGTGCGGTACCGCAGAATTCCAAGCGTCGCAACCGAAAGAGCCTCTGCCTTCTGGAAATCTGCAAGCCTGTACTTCCTGATGAACTTGTGTGCGTGCAGCACCTCTTTGATGACTGCAAACCAGTAGTCCCTGCGTGTGTGGCCATTGAATTGAGGGAATTCAAAGAACACGGGTTCACTTCTGTCAGTAGTGAACGTATGTTAGCCATCATATTTGCAAATTGGTATGTATTATGATAAGAGCAGTAACTTTTTATCTACTTAAAAACATTAGGAATGAAGCCTTTTGTTCTGTACAGTTACTCACGTCGAGCTAGACTTGTACACGACTGCTTTGTCAAAAAGGTGAGCACCCCATGGGCCAGTGGATTCACGTTTGACAGACTGCTTCAAGTCCCTTGCCAGATCATACATGACAGCCTCGCCATACGAGAAATCGACACCGATAGGCTCGAAGTAGAGAGCGTGATTCGTCAGCGTGAGCCTCCCTGCAAAATGCGCAGCTCATACACCTTAAGACCCTTGTGAAGAACCACAACTCACAAGGACTGATCAAAATCCCCATAAGGAAAATGCTTAACCAGGCCATGTGGACGTCCCAATGTGCTGTAGAACCGGCTTGGTCGTTGCAGCGCCATAGATGTCGAGGATTACTTCGATGTCGGAGAGCTGGAGGGCAGGAGCTTTGTGTCCATCTGATATACGTTTTGCAGAGCTGAGCACCCTAGCATCAGAGATGACACAGTAAGGCAGTCATGCAGTGCAAGTGACTAAACTGATTACTCATCCTAACATGTCACTGCAATGCTCACAATTTAGAGGATGCAACAGGCTTGAGCAATGTGAATAAGATAAAGATCGATGCGCGTACGTACTGGTCTAAGCTTTTGAGGTATTTGTGGTAGATGAGAAAATGCAGTCGGCCTCCGGTCGAGTTGGTGAGCGCGTCAAATAGGTTCCGGACGGTGATGGGATGCGCCATGGCGGGGCAGGCAGGAGCAATCTTGGCAAAAGCCTCGGGTCCAACTGTCCTCCTCCCATCGATCTACATTGATTCCACATACATAAAAAAGATCAGGCAATGCAATTCAAGCATATGATCAAATGGTTTGAGCAAGAACAAGTACAGAAGCAACAACGAACGACCTGAATGGCCATCTGCGTTGGGCTTGAATAGAATATGGATCCACCGTCGTCGTCATCCGCGTCGTCCCGGAGAATGCTGAAAGCCGTCTTCTgtatcatgaaaaaaaatcaactttgaTCAGTGTCTGATATGGATTACATGGTGCGGCGGTTTGTTCTTACGAGGAAGGATCGATCTCACCTGAAACACGGCGTCGGTCTCCTCATCGGGCGCCTCCCAGGCGAGCATCATGTCGTAGGTGAGTGAGTGGAACTCCCTGTCGCCGAGGTGATCCTGGCGCTTGGTCTCGACGCGCAGAGCAACGTAGGAGCAGTACTCGACAACGCTCCTGGCGTACTCCAGCGGCCGGCAGGCCTGCTCCTCCGCGTGGAACCGCCGGAGCAGCTGATCCACCGGCACGCCCGCGATCCTGCCATGGGCACGCAATGGCGACGTTTATTCGTGATCTAAGAAACCGAGTCACGCCGTGCGTGCTGCGTGCAACAACATCAAGGAGATGGACGGACCGGGCGCATCGGTGGACGACGGAGGCGGCGATGCGCGAGAGGGGCGGGATGGCCGCGTCGGTCGCCATGTCCGCGGCCTCCACTGCGCCGCCGTGCTCCTTCTTGCCCCTCCCCCTGCTGTGGTCGCCGCCGAAGAGGCCCTCAAGGAGACCCATCTGTGGTGGCGGCGGAGCAGGAGGAAGGCATCGTCCGTCTCCGTCGCCGCCTTCCCCGCTGCCCGGTTAAGGCAAGGTGGTGCGTTTCCGTGGCGTGCCGTGGTTTTGACGGATGCTTTGCGTTTCTTGCCCTTTCCGTGGACGGTGGCTATACGCGCGTTCCCTCTCTGCTCCGCCGTGGTCGGACGTCCAGTGAGGACCAGCGCGCGGGTCGCTAACCTATCCACGACGACAGACTTGGCTTCCAAAGCAAGTCCGACTGATATACCAGGTTGCGGTCCCTTCAAAAAACAGATAAAGACGACTCTGTTTGATTCGTCGCTGCTGGATATCAATTCATCAATGGCTGATGGATTTACATGCAAAAAAGTTCTGGGCATTTTAAGCGTAGGTTTACTGAACTCAGCAGATACCAACAATGATGCCAATCTTATTAGCATACCGTCTGTATCGACATCACCACCACAAAGTTGTTCTGCATTATAGAACAGCTACGAGAAAATTGCGCAGGGATGAAATAGAAACCGCCTGTCAAATACTACACAGGACATGAACATAGACAGTAGCAGAGCTCTACATATAATGGAGTCCTCTCCCTCATTTACCAGCTCAAATCTATGCAAACAAAAACATCCTGCAAACTGCAGGCTGAGAGCGCGATTATCTGTCTCCAACAGGTGGAGTTGTAAAACAGGTAGGAAGTTCTGTTTCATGAATCCCAGCGATGTGAAGAACCCTGGGACTCGAGTCACCGTGCTGATGATCACTTCACGATACAGATCTTGATAACAGAAGCGACACCGATACGGTGGAGAGCCACGACGGCATCACCAGGCTTGCACAGCTGCTTCTGCACAGCTGACTTCAGTGCAGCCTCCAGGATCACCTCTGTCGACTCTGAATCGGTAGCCTTGGCAGAGCCCTCAGCAAGGAGGGGAATGAGACCTCTGTATATTAGGCTGTGTCTTGCTGGGCCCTCGGAGCTGATGGTCCAGTCGAACGAATCGGTTGTTAGCACAGGGACAACCACAGAGAGGATtggaaccctgggtcggtacttGGCGACCAGCTTGGCCGTGGTGCCACCGCGAGTCAAGACGACAATCAGTGTAGCCCTGGCCTTGTTGGCAGTTCGCACGGCAGAGGACGCAAGAGATTCCAATGGGCTCATCGGAAGGGGTGCAGACCTGATCATTGCCTTGAAAATAGCCTCATAGTCCAGGGAAGACTCTGCCTCAACGCAGATACGAGCCATGATCTTCACGGCCACCTCGGGATATGCTCCAGCAGCACTCTCACCACTGAGCATGACACAGTCGGTTCCATCAAGAACAGCATTTGCAACATCAGTGGCCTCAGCACGAGTTGGCCTCGGAGATTTGATCATTGACTCAAGCATTTGAGTAGCAGTAACAACAGGCTTGCCAGCAATGTTGCACTTATAGATCATCATCTTCTGCGCAAGGAAAATCTTCTCAACTGGAATCTCCATTCCCAGATCACCTCTAGCAACCATAAAGGCATCAGTCTCCCTCAATATCTCATCAAAGTTTACCACACCCTCTTGGTTTTCAACCTACATAGCAAGAACAAATTATGAAAGAAATCAGATCCAGATCCGTGACACAGGAACCAACATGATCACAAGAAGTGCTATATGCACATATCATCATGTCAAAAGAACAAAGTTATAGCAggaaaccatctaggttccagaATTTCAGTTACATTGCAGTAAATAATAAGTTTAATATGATCTGAATTCATTGTAGGAGTACCAATAAATAGAATGAACTTTACTACGACAAAATTCAGTGTAAAAGAAACAAATTTGTATTTTGCTAATCAGctgtaaaataaaaattcttgtgaACAGTTGCAGTCTAGGCAAGCACTATCCTAGTAGGAAGTATGTAGTAGAAGAATACTCAACATACCACTATTGTAAATTACATGCTATGGCACAAACTGGTTATGTTTACAAAGAAGAAAAGTTGGGAAAGGCTTCATAGGAGAACATCGAACAAAGCATGGTTCCGGTGTGTATCAATAAAGGACTgaagtgtgaagcaactcaTTGACTATCTAGTCTCTCTTACACAGCCTGGTGCTTATCTAAACATGCAGAACCATTTCATGGTTTCAATACAGAACAAAAATTGGAGAAGCAATTATGGACAGAAAAATAGTTAATAAAACCCCTTAAATATCTAAGGCGATAATATATACAAACCTTTGACATCAACTTAATGCGCTTGGCATGTTGCCCAAGGACCTGTCTGACAGTCACCAGATCTGATCCTTTACGGACAAAGGATAGAGCAATCATATCAATATCATTTGGGACGCCCCATCCCAAAATGTCTTCTTTATCTTTCTCAGTTAGCGTAGGAAGATCCACAACAATTCCTGGCAAATTGCAATTCTTTCTCTCTCCGAGCATTGCAGTGTTCTCACACCTACACCTCACAGTTCCAGCATCAGGATCGCAAGATAAAACAGTCAAGGAGATGGTACCATCTGCGCATAGAATGAGATTTCCAGGTTTCACATCTGCAGGTAATTTCTTGTAACTCATAGCGATCATATTCTCATCGCCTTTGATATCATAATCAGTGGTAACAGTGATTTCTTGACCCTTGGTTAGCTTGATTGGTTTACCATCCTTCAAAAACCCAGTACGAATTTCAGGACCctggagaaatgaatgaaagaTTAAGAACGGTTAATATACATTAAATATCACACTAACAAAAATTCAGTCAGAACATGTACTAAACAAGTAAACATCATGGAATGACATAAAAGAAACCAATTGCAGGAAGTCTATTTGCAGCCAATTGGAGTAACAAAGGAAACCACCAACATATATGATTATAAGAACTATAAAAAGAAACACCACTAATTGAAAGAACTATGTGACAACTGACAGCAAGGAAGTGAGGAACTAAAGCCCTCGAAAGTTCATTCCATATCAAACATCGTATCAAGCCAAGCATTTGAATTGGAAATCGAATCACTAAGTTGCATGCATTCACAGAGTTTAAAAGGAAGATCTAAAAGGTCCTAGCAGTATGAAGGCCAAAACACCGACCTGGTGGGTTCaacattttcactcaaaaccACTACTCATCAAAGTCTGGAGAGAGAATTATTTTATACTGTAGCCAAGAAGTAACCAAACTACATCAAATCCTCCAACATTCATGTACTCACTTGCCAGTTAAACACATTGCCAAAAGTACTGATGGACAAAATAACTAAAACAAATAGACAAAATCTAAAGCTAGctcgaaaaaaaaagatgtattGCATCCTTTCCACCAACAATGTTGGCATGCAGCCACCTGATGAACGAAAAACACACCACCGACTGCTAGGGAATCTATAATCCTCATAAGGTCCCGGATTAGCTATATGGAGACACTAGCATAAGCATGAACATTCCAATTCCATGTAACAAAAGTCCAAAGTTTGGCCACGAGAAAATGCATTCTTTAATGATCCGGATTTAACCGTCAACGGTTAACCGACCCACCAATCCAAGATCCATCGCTTGTGCAACAAGGCAAACGCAGAGCCGCCGGCAAATCTAGCCCCTCGTGCCTCGTACCATTCTGTCGAGCCCTCGACTCAAGAGCCAAAACTTCCAAATAAGCTTGGATCCTAACTGTCTGAACCATGCTACCTCCAAATCCGACCAAGCTCGTCCCGCTCAACAGATCAGTAGATCCCAGTGCAAATCCTCCTCTCCCAGACCGAGACAACTCCCCTGACTGGCCCGATCCAACAAACTAAGCAGCACAGCAGGGGACAGCCACGCATGATGTAACTCAAGCAGGCCGAGCGCaagcggagagagagagagagagagagagagagagagagagagagagagagagagggagggaaacCTTGGTGTCGAGCATGACGGCGCATAGGATGCCGGTGTTGTGCATGGCCTGTCGGAGGTTGTCGAGCGTCCCCTGGTGGTATTCGTGCGTGCCGTGCGAGAAGTTGAAGCGCGCGACGTTCATGCCGGCGCGgagcagcttctcgagcatGGGCACGGAGCGGGAGGCCGGGCCGAGAGTGCAGACGAGCTTGGTCTTGGGCAtccggccgtcgccgccgtcgccgagctccAGGTCCGCCAGGATCGCCGCCATGTCGATGTTCGCcatcgcctccgcctctctctctctctctctctctctctctctcaccttcggccgcggcggcgatcCAAAAAGCGAAATGGTAGTGGTGCTTAGCAGCGAGATGGGATTTGAGATTTGGTCGCGGAGTTTTATATAtagtgggaggaggaggagtgggGAATTTTGCGATTCCGTGGGCGAGGACGACGAGCGGAGGTGGAAGGAGGACACGTGGTGACCaatgaattttatttttagtttactTTATGCAAATAAAGAGACAGTAGGGCCCACAGGCCAGTCGCTTCGTGGCTATAATGATGAAAAACCATGCTTTGCTTTCTCCaattaactttttttaaaagataaaGTCGGACATTCCCTCGATGCCTTATAGCACTTatctaaataatattaaaaatataaccTAATTTAACATAGACACTATTATACATGCACCCATATgcatatattatttttcttaaaatttaattaaaaaagtaCGAGCACTTAACTTAAACTCAACTGCACATGTTACATCGTAAAGAtactaaccaactgagctagacCCGTCTGGCTCCAATTAACAATTGCATCAAAGAAAAAGGGGTCATCTTCTTGGTGAACAAGTTGGAGTAGAAAGTTGATTATTGATCTCATAATCTGATGTTAAATGAATCCAAGGCAGCATCAACCGCGCGCAGCGACATGATTAGTTGCTTTTCGTGACAGTGGGTTTTGGTGGGGTTCGCCTTCTCGGGCGGATGAAAGCATATGCCGCGGCGGCGCCCAACCAAACGGCAAAACCAGCGGCGTCAGAATTCAGAAACCGAGACACGGAGGATCCCGCTCCCTTCTCCCTCTGATCTTCGTTTTCCTCGGTCATGTCCTTGTCCATTTCTTTATCACCATCCTATTCTCTTTGGTTTTGTTTTGTCACCCAGAATAATGCAAGTGCTAGTACATTCCATCGGCGGTCAACTTATAGCTTGCGCCAGCCAGGGACGGAGCTAGGATATTAAAATGAGATGACCAAGTGCTAATACATTTATGTTGAAGGAGACCAAATAAAGCTTTTATACTAATTTTGTCTGATTAGCAAATATATAAAGGTAATACATGAAGCATGCGAAGTGCCATAGCCCCTAGCAGCCACCCCTAGCTCCGTCTCTGGCGCCAGCGATCTGACATATGCGTCTGGGAATATTGGCAGTGGAACTTTGTTTTGTCTCTCTTCTTTCAAATAAGAAGCTTCTCTTTGAAAAGTCCCAACAGGTTGACAAGCTTATTGCGTACGTTCGTGGTCTTTGTCCTTCCAGAACCATGGAATCGAGTGGGCAAGGCAGCAAAAGCAGGTCAGCAACGGTTTGCTGTGAGACGTTGCGATTGCTCATATTTTATAAGTATCTGATGCCAAACTAAAGAAGCATTTGAGTTGCTCATGGAAATGATTTCTATCAACTGGTAGATTCCTGTCTAAAAAGTAAGCTTCCGGACCCTGTAGGATTCTAGTCTGAGTTGGCTAATTGACGCCTGCGACTGGCAGACATGGAAACTTTACCAGGACACATCGAGATGGCAGACAGAGGAGGCGTATGCGCTGAGGCTTACGTCGTGCCGTGCCTCTGCTACGTCCGAGGAGCCGATCGATTCCGCTCTGAATATATCATCTGCATCCGGCGTGTGGCGAGCAGACGGTAACTTTTGGCTAAAGATAACCTTTACaatacaccatgatactagatgatggagaaTATTATtattgtgatccaaccgtccattttagtaggtattattgtaattattgatacccttaggggtaattacgtcattgactgaccggacttcggaccttcaccacccatcatcgaccgaccgacgaaagctggaaaccctaataaatgaaatgaacagaataaatGAAAGTTTATCcgaaataaactaacattttgatcttccctaattaaacatataatttacaaatttatcatgattttttttccaatcctacccttatgataaccataatactctttaatgatatcTATGGtactgatgggcgatagagtatcattgagCTAATCTAAACCatcggatgaagaaaatgaacgGCATGCACTCATTTAGATGTACCGTAAAAATCCTCTTGGCTAACACTTTGGGAAGCAATCGTGCCACTGTGGATGCACGTCGTGTACGTGAATCCTGCCTCTGTGTTTCATACATagaccaaacagaaaactagttCCGAAATATTGAGATGCGCCACAGGAAGCCATGCAAGAGGGCATACGCGTACCTAGGGACACCCAATACTCAAATTCGTCCTTCGTTCACCTCAAGTTAATTCAATTCGCTCCTTACAACTACCACAGCTCC harbors:
- the LOC133889765 gene encoding uncharacterized protein LOC133889765 isoform X3, whose amino-acid sequence is MGLLEGLFGGDHSRGRGKKEHGGAVEAADMATDAAIPPLSRIAASVVHRCARIAGVPVDQLLRRFHAEEQACRPLEYARSVVEYCSYVALRVETKRQDHLGDREFHSLTYDMMLAWEAPDEETDAVFQTAFSILRDDADDDDGGSIFYSSPTQMAIQIDGRRTVGPEAFAKIAPACPAMAHPITVRNLFDALTNSTGGRLHFLIYHKYLKSLDQVLSSAKRISDGHKAPALQLSDIEVILDIYGAATTKPVLQHIGTSTWPGRLTLTNHALYFEPIGVDFSYGEAVMYDLARDLKQSVKRESTGPWGAHLFDKAVVYKSSSTSEPVFFEFPQFNGHTRRDYWFAVIKEVLHAHKFIRKYRLADFQKAEALSVATLGILRYRTVKEGFHILPAHFKTTLAFNLAEKLPKGDKILEALYGKLKQHCSRFRGSEDFGQSSSDELTLADPFPLSAYTMVRMGLLTLKEEDNPEERDFMVGDVQIGGTCSVQMALDRSVDYSGRVEAARATLDQIKVEDIDTNVAVLKELLFPLIELGKWLLVLVEWEDPLKSYVFLFCFLYMIYSGWIWFMLPGCLLGCTLLMLWHKHCGNGQLIGVFEVTTPPRRRTVEQLLALQEAISQLEAHVQAGNIFLLKLRSLMLAAFPQSTNIVAVALVVAAAAFALLPMRSIVLLILLEAYTRQMPVRKKSSEKLVRRLREWWLRIPAAPVQLLRPQDTRRWRSRLRSR
- the LOC133889765 gene encoding uncharacterized protein LOC133889765 isoform X1 gives rise to the protein MGLLEGLFGGDHSRGRGKKEHGGAVEAADMATDAAIPPLSRIAASVVHRCARIAGVPVDQLLRRFHAEEQACRPLEYARSVVEYCSYVALRVETKRQDHLGDREFHSLTYDMMLAWEAPDEETDAVFQKTAFSILRDDADDDDGGSIFYSSPTQMAIQIDGRRTVGPEAFAKIAPACPAMAHPITVRNLFDALTNSTGGRLHFLIYHKYLKSLDQVLSSAKRISDGHKAPALQLSDIEVILDIYGAATTKPVLQHIGTSTWPGRLTLTNHALYFEPIGVDFSYGEAVMYDLARDLKQSVKRESTGPWGAHLFDKAVVYKSSSTSEPVFFEFPQFNGHTRRDYWFAVIKEVLHAHKFIRKYRLADFQKAEALSVATLGILRYRTVKEGFHILPAHFKTTLAFNLAEKLPKGDKILEALYGKLKQHCSRFRGSEDFGQSSSDELTLADPFPLSAYTMVRMGLLTLKEEDNPEERDFMVGDVQIGGTCSVQMALDRSVDYSGRVEAARATLDQIKVEDIDTNVAVLKELLFPLIELGKWLLVLVEWEDPLKSYVFLFCFLYMIYSGWIWFMLPGCLLGCTLLMLWHKHCGNGQLIGVFEVTTPPRRRTVEQLLALQEAISQLEAHVQAGNIFLLKLRSLMLAAFPQSTNIVAVALVVAAAAFALLPMRSIVLLILLEAYTRQMPVRKKSSEKLVRRLREWWLRIPAAPVQLLRPQDTRRWRSRLRSR
- the LOC133889765 gene encoding uncharacterized protein LOC133889765 isoform X2, encoding MGLLEGLFGGDHSRGRGKKEHGGAVEAADMATDAAIPPLSRIAASVVHRCARIAGVPVDQLLRRFHAEEQACRPLEYARSVVEYCSYVALRVETKRQDHLGDREFHSLTYDMMLAWEAPDEETDAVFQKTAFSILRDDADDDDGGSIFYSSPTQMAIQIDGRRTVGPEAFAKIAPACPAMAHPITVRNLFDALTNSTGGRLHFLIYHKYLKSLDQVLSSAKRISDGHKAPALQLSDIEVILDIYGAATTKPVLQHIGTSTWPGRLTLTNHALYFEPIGVDFSYGEAVMYDLARDLKQSVKRESTGPWGAHLFDKAVVYKSSSTEPVFFEFPQFNGHTRRDYWFAVIKEVLHAHKFIRKYRLADFQKAEALSVATLGILRYRTVKEGFHILPAHFKTTLAFNLAEKLPKGDKILEALYGKLKQHCSRFRGSEDFGQSSSDELTLADPFPLSAYTMVRMGLLTLKEEDNPEERDFMVGDVQIGGTCSVQMALDRSVDYSGRVEAARATLDQIKVEDIDTNVAVLKELLFPLIELGKWLLVLVEWEDPLKSYVFLFCFLYMIYSGWIWFMLPGCLLGCTLLMLWHKHCGNGQLIGVFEVTTPPRRRTVEQLLALQEAISQLEAHVQAGNIFLLKLRSLMLAAFPQSTNIVAVALVVAAAAFALLPMRSIVLLILLEAYTRQMPVRKKSSEKLVRRLREWWLRIPAAPVQLLRPQDTRRWRSRLRSR